The proteins below are encoded in one region of Ricinus communis isolate WT05 ecotype wild-type chromosome 6, ASM1957865v1, whole genome shotgun sequence:
- the LOC125370274 gene encoding uncharacterized protein LOC125370274: MVDAAAGGAINSKTPEQAQDLIEEMATNIYQWQIPRARGPRPVVYRAEADPTAALAAQVELLSKKIEQLQMPVQAVQPGCEFCGGPHYSANCNAGGMFASSMPTNVSNVEHVDYVGRQQNDPYSNTCNPGWRNHPNFGWRNSNNQGPPGYQRLHQQQPMQSIPHQPGGSQEKKPNLEELMMKFIATSENRFQQTDTAVRNQQASIRNLETQIGQLSRMMAERQPGTLPSNTESNPREHAKAITLRSGKELTSSFKPFANKDSNVQVDESEKKDKPEEKEKGAVEEKEDSKKIPLRPYQPPIPYPAKLRQDKVDQQFGKFLDLFKQLRINLPFVEAIS; this comes from the coding sequence ATGGTAGATGCAGCTGCAGGGGGAGCTATTAATAGTAAAACACCTGAGCAAGCCCAGGATTTGATAGAAGAGATGGCCACCAACATTTATCAGTGGCAAATTCCACGGGCTAGAGGTCCAAGGCCCGTTGTATATCGGGCTGAGGCAGATcctacagcagccttggcagcaCAAGTAGAGCTACTTTCCAAAAAGATAGAACAACTTCAGATGCCGGTCCAAGCAGTTCAGCCCGGATGTGAATTCTGTGGTGGACCGCATTACAGTGCCAATTgtaatgcgggaggtatgtttgcatcTTCTATGCCTACTAATGTTTCTAACGTTGAGCATGTTGATTATGTAGGTAGGCAGCAGAATGATCCCTACAGCAATACATGCAACCCAGGGTGGAGGAATCATCCtaattttggatggaggaactCCAATAACCAAGGTCCACCAGGATACCAGAGGTTGCATCAGCAGCAACCTATGCAATCTATTCCCCATCAACCAGGAGGTAGTCAAGAGAAGAAACCTAACTTGGaagagttgatgatgaagttcaTTGCAACTTCAGAGAACAGATTTCAGCAAACGGACACTGCCGTTCGGAATCAACAAGCTTCAATTCGGAACTTAGAAACTCAAATTGGGCAGTTGTCTAGGATGATGGCTGAGAGGCAACCAGGCACGCTTCCAAGTAACACAGAGTCTAATCCAAGGGAGCATGCCAAAGCAATTACTTTGAGATCAGGTAAGGAACTTACTAGCTCATTTAAGCCTTTCGCTAATAAGGATTCTAATGTGCAGGTGGATGAGTCGGAAAAGAAAGACAAGCctgaagagaaagaaaagggagcagTTGAAGAGAAGGAGGATTCGAAGAAGATTCCCTTGAGGCCATACCAACCTCCCATTCCATATCCTGCAAAACTCAGGCAGGATAAAGTTGATCAGcaatttggtaaatttttagatctttttaaacaattgCGGATTAACTTGCCgtttgttgaagctatttcgtag